The following are encoded in a window of Manihot esculenta cultivar AM560-2 chromosome 8, M.esculenta_v8, whole genome shotgun sequence genomic DNA:
- the LOC110620594 gene encoding cation/calcium exchanger 1, with protein sequence MASYTTKSQPKKLTLFLNTSFIFLFIFYVTISYFLVQSNHEADTSRSLTVQELIKSNSCTELHEHTDSKSKCMFLKSHSGCRPKGYINYLQIFYCTCGQLPVLGHAILLLWLAVLFYLLGNTAAEYFCSSLENLSKILKLSPTIAGVTLLSLGNGAPDVFASIVSFTKSSNAGVGLNSVLGGAFFVSSAVVGVISTLVNSQDISVDKSSFIRDVSFFLLSVFSLLFILVVGKITLWAAISFLSIYFFYVCVVCCMHFLFRKQEKVNPLTNSSSSKKFISNSHGEVVEMGVPLLGYVDDEKPILVEKTSLQGEKETMCFGLDSSFSWILYVVELPLYLPRRLTIPVANEERWSKPYAVLSVTLAPILLAELCDTQREKKLVSRSSLVIFMTAGFTGLLLGSLAFVTTKKSSPPNKCLFLWLVAGFVMSIAWTYIIAEELVSLLVSLGYIFGINPSVLGLTVLAWGNSLGDLIANVAMAVNGGADGAQVAISGCYAGPMFNTLMGLGLSFVISSWSKYPSYFVIPKDPTLYETLGFLMAGLLWALVILPRKNMRLDKSLGVGLLAIYFCFLSLRLARALGVLKLHGISLFNI encoded by the coding sequence ATGGCAAGCTACACCACCAAATCTCAGCCCAAGAAACTCACTCTTTTCCTTAACACCTCcttcattttcctcttcattttctaCGTCACAATCTCATATTTTCTTGTGCAATCTAACCATGAAGCAGACACAAGCCGTTCCTTAACAGTTCAAGAATTGATAAAGAGCAACAGCTGCACTGAACTTCATGAGCACACAGATTCCAAATCCAAGTGTATGTTTCTCAAGTCTCATAGTGGGTGCAGGCCCAAGGGATACATAAACTATCTCCAAATCTTTTATTGCACTTGCGGTCAACTTCCTGTGCTTGGTCATGCTATTTTATTACTATGGCTTGCTGTTTTATTCTATCTGTTAGGTAATACAGCTGCAGAATATTTCTGCTCCTCCTTAGAGAACTTGTCCAAAATCTTGAAGCTTTCTCCAACAATTGCTGGTGTCACCCTTCTTTCTCTTGGGAATGGTGCTCCTGATGTTTTTGCTAGTATTGTTTCCTTCACTAAGTCTAGCAATGCTGGTGTTGGCCTAAATAGTGTTTTGGGTGGGGCATTTTTTGTGTCCAGTGCTGTGGTTGGTGTTATAAGTACACTAGTAAATTCTCAAGATATTTCAGTTGATAAATCTAGCTTCATTAGAGATGtctccttctttcttttgtctgttttttctcttctttttatcCTTGTTGTAGGAAAAATCACCTTATGGGCTGCCATTTCTTTCCTATCTATTTACTTCTTCTATGTTTGTGTGGTTTGCTGTATGCACTTTCTCTTTAGAAAACAAGAGAAAGTGAACCCATTAACCAATTCTTCGTCTTCAAAAAAATTCATCAGTAATAGCCATGGGGAAGTTGTGGAGATGGGGGTTCCATTACTTGGTTATGTTGACGATGAAAAGCCCATTTTGGTAGAAAAAACCAGCCTTCAAGGTGAGAAAGAAACAATGTGCTTCGGTCTTGATTCATCTTTTTCTTGGATTTTATATGTTGTGGAGCTTCCTTTGTACTTGCCAAGAAGATTGACCATACCTGTTGCTAATGAGGAGAGATGGTCAAAGCCCTATGCAGTTCTATCTGTGACATTGGCACCAATTCTATTGGCAGAACTATGTGACAcacaaagggaaaaaaaattggTTTCCAGAAGCAGCCTTGTGATCTTCATGACTGCTGGTTTCACAGGTCTGCTGCTTGGGAGTCTAGCATTTGTCACCACTAAGAAATCTAGTCCACCAAACAAGTGCCTCTTCCTTTGGCTGGTTGCTGGGTTTGTGATGAGCATAGCATGGACTTATATTATAGCTGAGGAGCTGGTCTCTCTGTTGGTTTCTTTAGGATATATATTTGGGATTAACCCTTCAGTTCTTGGACTCACTGTCCTGGCCTGGGGCAACTCACTTGGAGATTTGATAGCCAATGTGGCTATGGCAGTAAATGGTGGGGCAGATGGTGCTCAAGTTGCTATTTCAGGCTGCTATGCTGGTCCAATGTTTAATACATTGATGGGATTGGGCTTGTCATTTGTTATTTCATCATGGTCCAAATACCCATCTTATTTTGTGATCCCTAAGGATCCAACTCTCTATGAGACTTTAGGTTTTTTGATGGCAGGCTTGCTCTGGGCCCTTGTGATTTTGCCCAGAAAAAACATGAGGCTAGATAAATCTCTTGGTGTTGGCCTCTTAGCTATTTATTTCTGCTTTCTGTCACTAAGGCTGGCCAGGGCTCTTGGTGTTTTGAAACTTCATGGGATTTCTTTATTCAATATCTAG